A region of Sulfitobacter faviae DNA encodes the following proteins:
- a CDS encoding glycosyltransferase — protein MTRPIGYFVHHQGRGHAERCAAVVNALPESQPVTVFCAKPDIFPTFTRAVEVITLPSLFEATGAEDINDTTSAPDMVHCAPLGWPGIRQAMAQLAAWFASANPVLMISDVSAEVAQLARICSVPHVKVLQHGQRGDPGHRAAYDGAVGLLCPAAKALAQPDWPARHMAKTHFAGGLGVDVKRPDPARRDRLRERLGVGPEQRMVLVMSGGGGTGFASAPFGIAARAMPETAFITIGRMARDWHATEPANLRHHGWVDNAADYLAAADMVVASTGNTTCHQILAAETPWLAVPEWRYFDEQVEKAEALARAGAAHHLPHFPSSAAAWRCAIQDTFDAHDPALQRALVNEDAAVETANWLIGLTDQLLLETPKDTGDLHDVVHPIRA, from the coding sequence ATGACGCGGCCCATCGGTTACTTCGTCCACCATCAGGGCCGCGGCCATGCGGAGCGCTGCGCGGCGGTCGTCAACGCGCTGCCCGAGAGCCAGCCGGTGACCGTCTTCTGCGCGAAACCGGACATTTTCCCCACCTTCACCCGGGCGGTGGAGGTCATCACCCTGCCATCACTTTTCGAGGCGACCGGGGCCGAGGACATCAACGACACCACCAGCGCGCCGGATATGGTGCATTGCGCGCCGCTTGGCTGGCCCGGCATCCGGCAGGCCATGGCACAACTGGCCGCTTGGTTCGCCAGCGCCAATCCGGTGCTGATGATCAGCGATGTCTCGGCTGAGGTGGCGCAGCTTGCGCGGATCTGTTCGGTGCCGCATGTGAAGGTGCTGCAACACGGTCAGCGCGGCGATCCGGGGCATCGGGCGGCCTATGACGGGGCGGTCGGGTTGCTTTGTCCCGCCGCCAAGGCGCTGGCGCAGCCGGACTGGCCCGCGCGGCATATGGCCAAGACGCATTTCGCCGGGGGCTTGGGCGTCGATGTGAAACGCCCCGATCCCGCGCGGCGGGACAGGTTGCGCGAGAGGCTTGGCGTCGGGCCAGAGCAGCGCATGGTGCTGGTCATGTCGGGCGGGGGCGGCACGGGGTTCGCCTCCGCCCCCTTCGGCATCGCGGCGCGGGCGATGCCCGAGACGGCTTTCATCACCATCGGGCGCATGGCGCGTGATTGGCATGCGACCGAACCCGCCAACCTGCGCCATCACGGCTGGGTCGATAACGCGGCGGATTATCTGGCGGCGGCGGATATGGTCGTGGCCTCGACCGGGAACACCACCTGCCACCAGATCCTCGCGGCAGAGACCCCGTGGCTCGCCGTGCCGGAGTGGCGCTATTTCGACGAACAGGTCGAAAAGGCCGAGGCGCTGGCGCGGGCGGGGGCGGCGCATCACCTGCCGCATTTTCCGTCTTCCGCCGCGGCATGGCGCTGCGCGATTCAAGACACCTTCGATGCCCATGACCCGGCCCTGCAACGGGCCTTGGTCAATGAGGATGCCGCCGTAGAGACGGCCAATTGGCTGATCGGCCTGACCGACCAGCTGCTATTAGAAACACCCAAAGATACCGGAGACTTACATGACGTCGTTCACCCCATCCGTGCCTGA
- a CDS encoding HAD-IIB family hydrolase produces MTRAFDEPSLGAVHAQTEQQVSRSLSIRRLWTAERGYLSKENLAAEIPALVEAFLEDLAQAKRLPDVIHAHFADAAQLALAARSRFGIPVIYTPHSLALSKSGAKVDAPRVAAERRALLEADAVVLSSRDEAEVQVAAYGADAQARVHRVSPGVSLRRPAEAGAGRALLADQLSDPDRPTLLAVARPVARKNLATLARVYAQSPALQARANLVILAGQHGDALQANAEARAELIRLRQTLEVPELRGKVALPPSHTQGDVAALYDRAAQTGGVFVNLALHEPFGLTMLEAASHGLPVVATREGGPADIVADLGHGLCVPPRDMDAIEAALLKLLDDRAFWAEASEAGRAHVGRYDWSKWAEDVQHICEDIRHAAPVTTPAPVLLASDIDNTLTGCAPSAALFNAWIARDRPLFAVATGRSLPEARRILRDWNLPSPRVFITSVGTEVYLPDAEGRLCLDERFAQKLDAGWDRAGVERALKDFGFNWQAPVEQRRWKLSGFGDMRTARRLERHLARRGAAAQIVASHGRLIDVLPLAAGKGPAVCAAARRLGMPMDRVVVAGDSGNDFDMLQAVEDGPGRGILVGNAMDGLRERLSGKRLYHARAAHAAGVLEGLETFGFALNAMEPPVKMVAQ; encoded by the coding sequence GTGACCCGTGCTTTCGATGAACCGAGCCTTGGGGCCGTGCATGCCCAGACCGAGCAGCAGGTCAGCCGCAGCCTGTCGATCCGGCGGCTTTGGACGGCGGAGCGGGGGTATCTGAGCAAGGAAAACCTCGCCGCGGAAATCCCCGCGCTGGTTGAGGCGTTTCTTGAGGACTTGGCGCAGGCCAAACGGCTGCCGGATGTGATCCACGCGCATTTCGCCGATGCGGCGCAATTGGCGCTGGCGGCGCGGTCGCGGTTCGGCATTCCGGTGATCTATACCCCCCATTCGCTGGCTTTGAGCAAGTCAGGGGCTAAGGTGGATGCCCCGCGCGTGGCGGCGGAGCGCCGCGCGCTGTTGGAGGCCGATGCGGTGGTGCTCTCTTCGCGCGATGAGGCCGAGGTGCAGGTCGCGGCCTATGGGGCGGATGCGCAGGCGCGGGTGCACCGCGTCTCTCCGGGCGTGTCGCTGCGCCGCCCGGCTGAGGCGGGGGCGGGCCGTGCGCTTTTGGCCGATCAGTTAAGCGACCCCGACCGCCCGACGCTGCTTGCCGTGGCGCGCCCCGTGGCCCGCAAGAACCTTGCGACCCTGGCGCGGGTCTATGCGCAAAGCCCCGCTTTGCAGGCGCGGGCGAACCTTGTGATCCTTGCCGGCCAGCATGGCGATGCGCTTCAGGCGAATGCAGAGGCCCGCGCGGAGCTGATCCGCCTGCGCCAGACGTTGGAGGTGCCGGAACTGCGCGGCAAAGTGGCGCTGCCGCCGAGCCATACGCAGGGCGATGTGGCGGCCCTCTATGACCGCGCGGCGCAGACCGGTGGGGTTTTTGTTAACCTCGCACTGCATGAGCCCTTTGGCCTGACCATGTTGGAGGCGGCATCGCATGGCCTGCCGGTGGTGGCCACGCGCGAAGGCGGGCCTGCCGATATCGTGGCGGACCTTGGCCATGGTCTGTGTGTGCCGCCGCGTGACATGGATGCGATTGAAGCGGCGCTGTTGAAGCTGTTGGACGATCGCGCATTCTGGGCCGAGGCATCTGAGGCCGGGCGCGCCCATGTCGGGCGCTACGACTGGTCGAAATGGGCCGAGGACGTGCAGCACATCTGCGAAGATATCCGCCACGCCGCGCCAGTGACGACGCCTGCGCCGGTCTTGCTTGCCAGCGATATCGACAACACGCTGACGGGCTGTGCACCTTCCGCAGCCCTCTTCAACGCATGGATCGCCCGCGACCGCCCGCTTTTTGCCGTCGCCACGGGCCGCAGCCTGCCGGAAGCCCGCCGCATCCTGCGCGATTGGAACCTACCCAGCCCGCGCGTCTTTATCACCTCTGTCGGCACCGAGGTCTACCTGCCCGATGCCGAGGGGCGGCTGTGTCTGGATGAGCGTTTTGCCCAAAAGCTTGACGCCGGATGGGACCGGGCCGGGGTGGAGCGGGCGCTGAAGGACTTCGGCTTTAACTGGCAAGCGCCGGTCGAGCAGCGGCGGTGGAAGCTCAGCGGTTTCGGCGACATGCGCACGGCGCGCCGGTTGGAGCGGCATCTGGCGCGGCGCGGTGCTGCGGCGCAGATCGTGGCTTCGCATGGGCGGCTGATCGATGTTCTGCCCTTGGCGGCGGGCAAGGGGCCTGCCGTCTGTGCCGCCGCGCGGCGGTTGGGCATGCCGATGGACCGGGTTGTGGTGGCCGGGGACAGTGGCAATGATTTCGACATGTTGCAGGCGGTGGAGGATGGCCCGGGTCGGGGCATCTTGGTCGGCAATGCGATGGACGGGCTGCGCGAACGCCTAAGCGGCAAACGGCTCTACCACGCCCGCGCGGCCCATGCGGCTGGGGTCTTAGAGGGGTTGGAAACCTTCGGCTTCGCCCTCAACGCGATGGAACCGCCGGTGAAGATGGTGGCGCAATGA
- a CDS encoding sulfotransferase family protein produces the protein MGGLHRSGTSLVNRLANALPGAGGITGSAAPENEGAYLQGAIPHTAQSGRPMHFATNPEEHLTEAHPLNSLETKTRLAQDWAPWFAPDLHWRVEKSPVNLTRMRLMQQLFPMSQFIVVLRHPEAVAGSVASWVDAPAQALIDHWIAAQAQMLDDLPYLHAVMVLRYEDIVADAPRALRRIARFVDLPEAALPEGIADGNQTYAGATQMTKAQAAEAARWGYAPGLQVSPWPGLVQHPLRAVREAVEAA, from the coding sequence ATCGGCGGGCTGCACCGCTCTGGCACCTCGCTGGTCAACCGCTTGGCCAATGCCCTGCCCGGCGCGGGCGGCATCACCGGATCGGCGGCGCCCGAGAATGAGGGGGCCTACCTGCAAGGGGCCATTCCCCATACGGCGCAATCCGGGCGGCCCATGCATTTCGCGACCAACCCTGAGGAACATCTGACCGAGGCGCATCCGCTCAACAGTTTGGAGACGAAGACCCGGCTGGCGCAGGACTGGGCGCCGTGGTTCGCCCCGGACCTGCACTGGCGGGTCGAGAAGTCGCCGGTGAACCTGACCCGCATGCGGCTGATGCAGCAACTCTTTCCCATGTCGCAATTCATCGTGGTCCTGCGCCACCCCGAGGCCGTCGCCGGCTCGGTCGCGTCATGGGTCGATGCCCCGGCGCAGGCGTTGATCGATCATTGGATCGCGGCGCAAGCCCAGATGCTGGATGACCTGCCCTATCTGCATGCGGTGATGGTTCTGCGCTACGAGGATATCGTCGCCGACGCCCCCCGCGCCCTGCGCCGGATCGCGCGTTTCGTCGACTTGCCTGAGGCGGCATTGCCCGAAGGCATCGCGGATGGAAACCAGACCTACGCCGGAGCTACGCAGATGACGAAGGCACAGGCGGCTGAGGCCGCGCGATGGGGCTATGCCCCCGGGTTGCAGGTCTCGCCTTGGCCCGGTCTGGTCCAGCACCCGCTGCGCGCCGTGCGCGAAGCGGTCGAGGCAGCCTGA
- a CDS encoding YcjF family protein gives MARGPILFDLEEDTKPQPSVADAPAVPELDVEAPPPKGQAMQIAARLAARKPSRLVRLFWALAGALVTALVSIAAWTFVTDLMARYPLLGWAMTLLIGAFLLVLLLLSLREMAAFGRLARLDGLRHDAGEALAQGDLTAARSVTDRLEALYKHREDTRWGRDRLTELRGDQFDAEALLGLAESEVLAPLDRAATREVEAAARQVAAVTALVPLALADVAAALSSNLRMIRCIAEIYGGRSGFFGSWRLTRAVLSHLVATGAVAVGDDLIEPLLGGSIVAKLSRRFGEGLVNGALTARVGVAAIEVCRPLPFAREKRPGVRGIIKRALTGVLGEG, from the coding sequence ATGGCCCGCGGACCGATCCTGTTCGACCTTGAGGAAGACACCAAGCCGCAGCCCTCGGTCGCCGATGCGCCCGCCGTGCCCGAGTTGGACGTCGAGGCTCCACCGCCCAAGGGCCAAGCGATGCAGATCGCCGCCCGGCTTGCCGCGCGCAAGCCGTCGCGCTTGGTACGGCTGTTCTGGGCGCTGGCGGGGGCATTGGTCACCGCGCTGGTGTCGATCGCGGCTTGGACTTTCGTCACCGACCTGATGGCGCGCTACCCGTTGCTGGGCTGGGCGATGACGTTGCTGATCGGGGCGTTTCTGCTGGTCCTCTTGTTGCTGTCGCTGCGCGAAATGGCGGCCTTTGGACGGCTCGCGCGGCTCGACGGGCTGCGCCATGACGCGGGCGAAGCGCTGGCGCAGGGCGATCTGACCGCCGCGCGCAGCGTCACGGACCGGCTTGAGGCGCTTTACAAACACCGTGAGGATACCCGCTGGGGCCGCGACCGGCTGACGGAGCTGCGGGGCGATCAATTCGATGCCGAAGCGCTTCTGGGGCTGGCTGAGAGCGAGGTTCTGGCCCCGCTGGACCGTGCCGCCACCCGCGAGGTCGAGGCCGCAGCCCGGCAGGTCGCCGCCGTGACCGCGCTGGTGCCTCTGGCGCTGGCCGATGTTGCCGCCGCCCTCAGCAGCAACCTGCGTATGATCCGATGCATCGCCGAAATCTACGGCGGGCGCTCAGGCTTTTTCGGCTCGTGGCGGCTGACCCGCGCGGTGCTGTCGCATCTGGTGGCGACGGGCGCCGTGGCCGTGGGGGATGATCTGATCGAGCCGCTCTTGGGCGGGTCCATCGTCGCCAAGCTGAGCCGCCGTTTCGGCGAGGGGCTGGTGAACGGGGCGCTGACCGCGCGGGTCGGCGTGGCCGCGATCGAGGTTTGCCGCCCGCTGCCCTTTGCCCGCGAAAAACGCCCCGGGGTGCGGGGCATCATTAAACGCGCGCTGACCGGGGTGCTCGGCGAGGGCTGA
- a CDS encoding GNAT family N-acetyltransferase translates to MSAVVTGPATLRPAQPLDAGAVGGIMSDFARDTAWLPRIHTGAEDIAHADAMIARGWVTVAEREGRVAGFAACEGGALDALFVAQSARGQGIGSALLGALKTRHKSLTCWTFQANARAIAFYRQHGFAETARSDGSANDEGLPDLTLHWQREAA, encoded by the coding sequence TTGAGCGCGGTTGTGACAGGCCCCGCCACCCTGCGCCCGGCGCAGCCTCTCGACGCAGGCGCCGTGGGCGGGATCATGAGCGATTTCGCCCGCGATACAGCCTGGTTGCCGCGCATTCATACCGGTGCCGAGGATATCGCCCATGCGGATGCGATGATCGCCCGGGGCTGGGTCACGGTGGCCGAGCGGGAGGGCCGCGTGGCCGGTTTCGCGGCTTGTGAGGGCGGCGCATTGGACGCGTTATTCGTGGCGCAATCGGCCCGGGGGCAGGGCATCGGCTCGGCCCTTCTGGGCGCGTTAAAGACACGGCATAAGTCGCTGACCTGCTGGACCTTTCAGGCCAATGCGCGGGCTATCGCCTTCTACCGCCAACACGGGTTTGCCGAGACCGCGCGCAGCGATGGCAGCGCCAATGACGAAGGGCTGCCCGATTTGACATTGCACTGGCAAAGGGAGGCTGCCTAA
- a CDS encoding YcjX family protein codes for MGITGIADGIWRQFENVTDTVGETFFEPVIRLGVTGLARSGKTVFITSLVANLLDRGRMPGLLAASEGRIEAAFLQPQPDDTVPRFEYETHLAALTGKTPHWPESTRAISELRLSLKVRPNGLLAGFQGPRTLHLDIVDYPGEWLLDLALMDISYAEWSAQVIERIASREEAAGYRALAEQTDPHAELEETTARRLADSFADYLQTARANGYSDCTPGRFLLPGDLAGSPVLTFAPLPGSEGAPRKSLIREMARRFEAYKKQVVQPFFRDHFSRIDRQVVLVDALGAIHQGPQAVEDLRGAMADILGAFRPGTNNFLTTLLRGKRVEKILFAATKADHLHHSQHPRLSGIMQALIREARDRAQYAGAGTRAMAIASLRATTEDVMTHGGEPLDVVRGTLLNEDETRGRQAAFYPGELPEDPAHLLTPARQGAQEWLGADYQIMRFAPAVLDLRPGDGPPHIRLDRAAEFLIGDRL; via the coding sequence TTGGGTATCACAGGCATTGCCGACGGGATTTGGCGGCAGTTTGAGAATGTCACCGACACGGTGGGCGAGACGTTTTTCGAGCCGGTGATCCGGCTTGGGGTCACGGGGCTTGCGCGTTCGGGCAAGACGGTCTTCATCACCTCGCTGGTGGCCAACCTGCTGGACCGGGGGCGGATGCCGGGGCTGCTCGCGGCCTCTGAGGGGCGGATCGAGGCGGCGTTTCTGCAGCCCCAGCCCGACGATACCGTGCCCCGGTTCGAGTATGAGACCCACCTTGCCGCGCTGACCGGGAAGACGCCTCATTGGCCCGAGAGCACGCGGGCGATTTCGGAACTGCGGCTCTCGCTCAAGGTGCGGCCCAATGGGTTGCTGGCGGGCTTTCAAGGGCCGCGCACCCTGCATCTGGATATCGTGGATTACCCCGGCGAATGGCTGCTGGATCTGGCGTTGATGGATATCTCCTACGCCGAATGGTCGGCGCAGGTCATTGAACGCATTGCGTCGCGTGAAGAGGCGGCGGGCTACCGCGCACTGGCCGAGCAGACCGATCCCCATGCCGAGTTGGAGGAGACCACCGCCCGCAGGCTTGCCGACAGCTTTGCCGACTATCTGCAAACCGCCCGTGCCAATGGCTATTCCGATTGCACGCCGGGGCGGTTCCTGCTGCCCGGTGACCTTGCAGGCTCACCGGTGCTGACCTTTGCGCCGCTGCCGGGATCGGAAGGCGCGCCGCGCAAATCGCTGATCCGCGAAATGGCGCGGCGGTTCGAGGCCTATAAGAAACAGGTGGTGCAGCCCTTCTTCCGCGATCACTTTTCGCGGATCGACCGGCAAGTGGTGCTGGTTGACGCCCTTGGCGCGATCCACCAAGGGCCGCAGGCGGTCGAAGACCTGCGCGGCGCCATGGCCGATATTCTGGGCGCGTTCCGGCCGGGAACGAATAACTTTCTGACCACCCTCCTGCGGGGCAAACGGGTCGAGAAAATCCTCTTTGCCGCGACCAAGGCCGACCATCTGCACCACAGCCAGCATCCCCGGCTGAGCGGGATCATGCAGGCGCTGATCCGTGAGGCGCGGGACCGGGCGCAATATGCGGGCGCGGGCACGCGGGCCATGGCCATCGCCAGCCTGCGCGCCACGACCGAAGACGTGATGACCCATGGGGGAGAGCCGCTCGACGTGGTGCGCGGCACGCTTTTGAACGAGGATGAGACGCGCGGGCGGCAGGCAGCCTTCTATCCCGGTGAACTGCCCGAAGATCCGGCGCACCTGCTGACCCCCGCGCGGCAGGGCGCGCAGGAATGGCTGGGGGCGGATTATCAGATCATGCGCTTTGCCCCTGCGGTGTTGGACCTGCGGCCCGGCGATGGGCCGCCGCATATCCGGCTCGACCGCGCGGCGGAATTCCTGATTGGGGACCGGCTTTGA
- the truA gene encoding tRNA pseudouridine(38-40) synthase TruA produces the protein MPRYALKIEYHGAPFNGWQRQVDQPTVQGAIEAALAKLEPGDHTIAAAGRTDTGVHGLAQVAHCDMARDWSPFRLGEALNYHLKPQPIAITDCVLAPEDFHARFSALERRYHFRILSRRAPAVHQAGLVWQIKHRLDVAAMQAAADILVGKHDFTTFRSTVCQAESPVKTLDRLQVSQVETMVGTEYHFDVRARSFLHNQVRSFVGSLERVGAGSWSVADMGAALAAKDRAACGPVCPPQGLYLAHVSYPVDPFGKA, from the coding sequence ATGCCCAGATATGCCCTGAAAATCGAATACCACGGCGCGCCCTTCAACGGCTGGCAGCGTCAGGTTGACCAGCCCACGGTGCAAGGCGCAATCGAAGCCGCTTTGGCCAAGCTGGAACCCGGTGACCACACCATCGCCGCCGCCGGGCGCACCGATACCGGGGTGCATGGGCTGGCGCAGGTCGCGCATTGCGACATGGCCCGCGATTGGTCGCCCTTCCGGCTGGGCGAGGCGCTGAACTACCACCTTAAGCCGCAGCCCATCGCGATCACCGATTGCGTGCTGGCGCCCGAGGATTTTCACGCCCGCTTTTCGGCGCTTGAGCGGCGCTACCACTTCCGCATTCTCAGCCGCCGTGCCCCGGCGGTGCATCAAGCGGGGCTGGTCTGGCAGATCAAACACCGCCTAGATGTCGCGGCCATGCAGGCGGCGGCGGATATTTTGGTGGGCAAACATGATTTCACCACCTTCCGCTCGACCGTTTGTCAGGCGGAAAGCCCGGTGAAAACACTCGACCGGTTACAGGTCTCGCAGGTCGAGACCATGGTCGGGACGGAGTATCATTTCGACGTGCGCGCGCGGTCCTTCCTGCACAATCAGGTGCGCAGTTTCGTCGGTTCGCTGGAGCGGGTCGGCGCGGGGTCTTGGAGCGTGGCGGATATGGGTGCAGCACTTGCGGCGAAGGATCGGGCCGCCTGCGGGCCGGTCTGCCCGCCGCAGGGGTTATACTTGGCGCATGTGAGCTATCCGGTGGACCCGTTCGGCAAGGCGTGA
- the gndA gene encoding NADP-dependent phosphogluconate dehydrogenase translates to MRHDRYGNWHAGGRGAAQGAGADIGVYGLGTMGSALALNLADNGFTVAVSNREADWIAPFLDEAGPLAERLIGAEQLEEFVAAIARPRSILFMIPSGAPVDAMIEAIKPLLDEGDTLIDGGNADFHDTRRRSAELEGTGLHFVGMGVSGGEAGARNGPSMMVGGSAHSWTQFKPMAEKIAAQFEGTPCVAHLGPDGAGHFVKTVHNGIEYADMQMIAEVYGLLRDAGGQGAVEIGNLFADWRKGPLNSYLIEVSAAALLSVDTQTGTPMVDVIRDQAGQKGTGRWTLIEALKMGQSANTIEAAVGARGWSSEKAVREMAEPLLPEGVQDAPLPEVADLEMALLAGRIIGHAQGFRILSAASEEFDWSLDMARISEIWRAGCIIRSALLDEFADAFRGELPGGHLILAPAMRKRLEESIPALRRVVAAGALLGVALPALSAALAWYDSMRRARGTANMIQAQRDFFGAHGFERISEEGKFHGTWTPLP, encoded by the coding sequence ATGAGGCATGATCGTTATGGCAACTGGCACGCAGGCGGACGGGGCGCGGCACAGGGCGCAGGCGCCGATATCGGGGTATACGGTCTGGGCACCATGGGCTCGGCACTGGCGCTGAACTTGGCCGATAATGGATTTACTGTGGCGGTGAGCAACCGCGAGGCCGATTGGATCGCGCCGTTCCTTGATGAGGCCGGACCGCTGGCCGAGCGCCTGATCGGGGCTGAGCAGCTTGAGGAGTTCGTCGCCGCCATCGCCCGCCCGCGCAGCATTCTTTTCATGATCCCCTCCGGCGCGCCGGTCGATGCGATGATCGAGGCGATCAAACCGCTGCTGGATGAGGGCGACACTTTGATCGACGGCGGCAACGCCGATTTCCACGACACCCGCCGCCGCAGTGCCGAACTCGAAGGCACGGGGCTGCATTTCGTCGGCATGGGCGTGTCGGGTGGCGAGGCCGGGGCGCGCAATGGTCCGTCGATGATGGTCGGCGGCAGCGCGCATTCTTGGACCCAGTTCAAACCGATGGCCGAGAAGATTGCCGCGCAATTCGAGGGCACGCCTTGCGTGGCGCATCTCGGCCCCGACGGGGCGGGGCATTTTGTCAAAACGGTGCATAACGGCATCGAATATGCCGACATGCAGATGATCGCCGAAGTCTACGGCCTGCTGCGCGATGCCGGCGGGCAGGGCGCGGTGGAAATTGGCAACCTCTTTGCCGATTGGCGCAAAGGGCCGCTGAACTCCTATCTGATCGAAGTCTCGGCCGCGGCGCTTTTGTCGGTCGACACCCAGACCGGGACGCCGATGGTCGATGTGATCCGCGATCAGGCCGGGCAAAAGGGCACCGGGCGTTGGACCTTGATCGAAGCGCTCAAGATGGGGCAATCGGCCAATACCATCGAAGCCGCCGTCGGCGCGCGCGGATGGTCGAGCGAGAAGGCTGTGCGCGAAATGGCCGAGCCGCTGTTACCCGAAGGCGTGCAGGACGCGCCGCTGCCCGAGGTGGCGGATCTTGAGATGGCGCTTTTGGCGGGGCGGATCATCGGCCACGCGCAGGGCTTTCGCATCCTGTCGGCGGCGTCGGAGGAGTTTGACTGGTCGCTCGACATGGCGCGTATTTCTGAGATTTGGCGGGCAGGCTGCATCATCCGCTCGGCGTTGTTGGACGAATTTGCCGATGCCTTCCGGGGCGAATTGCCCGGCGGGCATCTGATCCTCGCCCCCGCCATGCGCAAACGCTTGGAAGAAAGCATTCCGGCGTTGCGCCGGGTGGTGGCGGCGGGCGCTCTGCTCGGTGTCGCGCTGCCCGCGCTGTCGGCGGCGCTGGCGTGGTATGACAGCATGCGCCGGGCGCGGGGCACGGCGAATATGATCCAAGCGCAGCGCGATTTCTTTGGTGCGCATGGGTTTGAGCGGATCAGCGAAGAGGGTAAATTCCACGGGACGTGGACGCCTCTGCCGTAA
- a CDS encoding NUDIX hydrolase gives MVLPIFKRPRRVQVAALCYRDTEAGKKVLLITSRDTGRWILPKGWPIDGLDGAGAALQEAWEEAGVTKADIESDPMGIFDYDKGLGEGLTVPVTTQVYLTRVRDLSEEYPEAGMRKRAWFTPQEASELVDEPDLKAILSAFH, from the coding sequence ATGGTCCTTCCTATTTTTAAACGTCCCCGCCGTGTGCAGGTTGCCGCCCTGTGCTACCGCGACACCGAGGCGGGTAAAAAGGTCCTGCTGATCACCAGCCGCGACACGGGCCGCTGGATTTTGCCCAAGGGCTGGCCGATCGACGGGTTGGACGGCGCCGGAGCCGCCTTGCAAGAAGCATGGGAAGAGGCCGGGGTGACGAAAGCCGATATCGAATCCGATCCGATGGGTATTTTCGACTATGACAAGGGCCTCGGCGAAGGATTGACCGTGCCCGTGACCACACAGGTCTACCTCACCCGCGTGCGCGATCTGAGCGAGGAATACCCCGAAGCGGGCATGCGCAAACGCGCGTGGTTCACCCCGCAAGAGGCATCGGAACTCGTGGATGAGCCTGATCTTAAAGCAATCTTATCCGCCTTCCATTAA
- a CDS encoding 2-dehydropantoate 2-reductase: MSDGPRIVVAGAGAVGCFVGGLLAGAGHAVTLLARPRIQAEIRTHGLTLTDFGGMARYLSPDDLNLAGDETCLRDADIVLVTVKSRDTEDMARLIAHHSAPGVQVISLQNGMGNRAALARHLPQHDLRAGLVPFNVVAMGQGCYHRASSGDLVIEAGPADLAARLSLPDLKVEERADITALQWGKFLMNLNNALNALSGLPLQAQLQDRAWRRLMADQWAEALAVLRADKIRPAMTTPIPARLVPTLLRLPTLIFTRVAATMLQIDPQARTSMAQDLAARRPTEIDALQGEVQRRARALGRATPVTDMVLRVMGWAELADEGLPHLPVTALRAEMAAGQDRQEG, translated from the coding sequence ATGAGCGACGGCCCCCGCATCGTTGTTGCGGGCGCGGGGGCGGTGGGCTGCTTTGTCGGCGGGCTGCTGGCCGGGGCGGGCCATGCTGTGACCCTGCTGGCGCGGCCCCGCATTCAGGCCGAAATCCGCACCCATGGGCTGACCCTGACGGATTTCGGCGGCATGGCGCGCTACCTCTCGCCGGATGATCTGAACCTTGCGGGGGATGAGACCTGCCTGCGCGATGCCGATATCGTGCTGGTCACGGTCAAATCGCGCGACACCGAAGACATGGCCCGGCTGATCGCCCACCACAGCGCGCCGGGCGTGCAGGTCATCAGCCTGCAAAACGGCATGGGCAACCGCGCGGCCTTGGCCCGGCACCTGCCGCAGCATGATCTGCGCGCGGGGCTGGTGCCGTTCAACGTCGTGGCCATGGGGCAGGGCTGCTATCACCGGGCAAGCTCGGGCGATCTGGTGATCGAGGCGGGCCCGGCTGATCTGGCCGCGCGCCTCTCGCTGCCGGACCTGAAGGTAGAGGAACGCGCCGATATCACCGCCCTGCAATGGGGCAAGTTTCTGATGAACCTCAACAACGCCCTGAATGCGCTGAGCGGCTTGCCGCTCCAAGCGCAGTTGCAGGATCGGGCGTGGCGGCGTCTGATGGCCGATCAATGGGCCGAGGCGCTGGCGGTCCTGCGCGCCGACAAGATCCGCCCCGCCATGACCACGCCGATCCCGGCGCGGCTGGTGCCGACACTCCTGCGCCTGCCGACGCTGATTTTTACCCGCGTCGCCGCCACCATGTTGCAGATCGACCCGCAGGCACGGACCTCCATGGCGCAAGACCTCGCCGCCCGCCGCCCGACCGAGATCGACGCGCTCCAAGGCGAGGTGCAGCGCCGCGCAAGGGCGCTTGGCCGCGCGACGCCGGTGACGGATATGGTGCTGCGGGTGATGGGCTGGGCAGAGCTTGCGGATGAAGGGCTGCCGCATTTGCCGGTCACCGCCCTGCGGGCCGAAATGGCGGCAGGGCAGGACCGGCAAGAGGGGTGA